The Mobula birostris isolate sMobBir1 chromosome 11, sMobBir1.hap1, whole genome shotgun sequence genome has a segment encoding these proteins:
- the LOC140204834 gene encoding uncharacterized protein: MKADMSGECQFSVAFPAFSFQLTLLALSSVQLVNHHMLSTADRLRQRRGATSGPSSLSGDELEQTELPAKPSFTARQGEPQGKQLGRWTATEQALQEGEELRPLTRPSAATEQAVQKREELDQLTRPSTTTEQTLQKREALDQLTRPPTTTEQTLQKREELDQLTRPSTTTEQTLQKREELDQLTRPSTTEQTLQKREALDQLTRPSTTTEQAVQNREELGLSDNLSTTAE; encoded by the coding sequence ATGAAAGCAGATATGTCAGGTGAATGCCAATTTTCAGTcgcttttcctgccttctccttccaGCTGACGCTGCTTGCCCTGTCATCTGTTCAGCTAGTGAACCACCATATGCTCAGCACTGCAGACAGACTACGACAGCGCAGGGGAGCAACCTCTGGGCCCTCCAGCCTTTCTGGAGATGAACTGGAGCAGACAGAGCTGCCAGCTAAGCCGTCTTTTACAGCAAGGCAGGGGGAGCCACAGGGAAAGCAGTTAGGGCGATGGACAGCAACAGAGCAGGCcctacaggagggagaagagttacGTCCGTTAACTCGCCCATCTGCTGCAACAGAGCAGGCCGTACAGAAAAGAGAAGAGTTAGATCAGTTAACTCGCCCATCTACTACAACAGAGCAGACCCTACAAAAGAGAGAAGCGTTAGATCAGTTAACTCGCCCACCTACTACAACAGAGCAGACCCTACAGAAAAGAGAAGAGTTAGATCAGTTAACTCGCCCATCTACTACAACAGAGCAGACCCTACAGAAAAGAGAAGAGTTAGATCAGTTAACTCGCCCATCTACAACAGAGCAGACCCTACAAAAGAGAGAAGCGTTAGATCAGTTAACTCGCCCATCTACTACAACAGAGCAGGCCGTACAGAACAGAGAGGAGTTAGGTCTGTCAGATAACTTGTCCACTACCGCTGAGTGA